The Psychrosphaera ytuae genome includes a region encoding these proteins:
- a CDS encoding helix-turn-helix transcriptional regulator, whose amino-acid sequence MAKLLPITNSVKALREQKGLTQGELGEKVGVTRQTVAAIEQRRYSPSLETAFRIAQVFDTGIESVFQWDKSSS is encoded by the coding sequence ATGGCAAAATTATTACCTATCACCAACTCGGTAAAAGCATTAAGAGAACAAAAAGGGTTAACACAAGGCGAACTAGGGGAAAAGGTTGGGGTGACTCGGCAGACAGTAGCGGCAATCGAACAAAGACGCTATTCACCCTCGTTAGAAACGGCGTTTCGCATTGCACAAGTGTTCGATACCGGAATTGAATCTGTGTTTCAATGGGACAAGTCAAGCAGCTAG
- the prsR gene encoding PEP-CTERM-box response regulator transcription factor: protein MDKLLIVEDDLGIQKQLKWGLPGYELLFAEDRQKAISQLRRHEPKVVTLDLGLPPDPANASEGLAILSEIMSLAPNTKVIVVTGNSDKANALKAIELGAYDFYQKPIEMETLAIIVARAFHLAKLEEEYRQLQHAGNPFGGIIGTSPNIQKACKLAERIAKADITTLLLGESGTGKEVFAKAIHEASPRAKGPFVAINCASIPDNLLESELFGYEKGAFTGANKTTKGKVEFANGGTLFLDEIGDMPLNLQAKMLRFLQERVIERVGGRAEIPVNVRVICATHRDLPEMSKKEEFREDLYFRIGEVTIEIPPLRDRSGDVVVLAKHFLNMFNQEFSQNVRGFTESAIQALMAHPWSGNIRELQNKLKSAVIISDNNMITAEDLGFFDYQENPNEVSDLNLKTVRERAESEAIRTAYAQAKHNISRTAELLGVTRPTLYSLIEKNNLTDIKSS, encoded by the coding sequence GTGGATAAGTTACTGATTGTAGAGGATGACTTAGGAATTCAAAAACAGCTCAAATGGGGCTTGCCCGGTTATGAACTGCTGTTTGCTGAAGATCGTCAAAAAGCAATCTCGCAATTACGTCGCCACGAACCCAAAGTTGTAACCCTAGATTTAGGCCTTCCACCAGATCCAGCCAATGCATCTGAAGGCTTAGCGATTTTATCTGAAATAATGTCGCTCGCCCCCAACACCAAAGTCATTGTTGTAACCGGTAACTCAGATAAAGCCAATGCACTGAAGGCCATCGAATTGGGTGCCTATGATTTTTATCAAAAGCCCATCGAGATGGAAACCCTTGCAATAATCGTAGCTCGAGCCTTTCACTTAGCTAAATTGGAAGAAGAATACCGTCAGCTGCAACACGCAGGTAATCCATTTGGCGGCATCATTGGCACAAGCCCAAATATTCAAAAAGCGTGTAAATTAGCAGAGCGTATCGCCAAAGCTGATATCACCACGTTGTTACTTGGCGAAAGCGGCACGGGTAAAGAAGTCTTTGCCAAAGCAATCCATGAAGCTAGCCCTCGTGCTAAAGGTCCATTTGTTGCCATTAACTGTGCATCGATTCCAGATAACCTTCTAGAGAGTGAGCTCTTCGGTTACGAAAAAGGCGCGTTTACGGGTGCAAATAAAACCACCAAAGGTAAAGTTGAATTTGCCAATGGCGGTACCCTTTTCTTAGACGAAATAGGTGATATGCCACTTAACTTACAAGCTAAAATGTTGAGGTTTTTGCAAGAGCGTGTGATTGAACGCGTAGGTGGCAGGGCAGAAATTCCTGTTAATGTAAGAGTGATCTGTGCAACTCACAGAGACTTGCCTGAAATGTCCAAAAAAGAAGAGTTTCGTGAAGATTTATACTTCCGTATTGGCGAAGTCACGATCGAAATTCCACCATTGCGTGATCGCAGTGGCGATGTTGTGGTTCTTGCGAAGCACTTTTTGAATATGTTCAATCAGGAGTTTTCACAAAACGTCCGAGGCTTTACTGAAAGTGCGATTCAAGCACTGATGGCACACCCTTGGTCAGGTAACATCCGAGAGCTACAAAACAAGCTCAAATCTGCTGTCATTATTTCTGACAACAATATGATCACTGCCGAAGACCTTGGCTTTTTTGATTATCAAGAAAACCCGAACGAGGTGTCTGATCTCAACTTAAAGACGGTTCGTGAACGCGCTGAAAGCGAAGCCATCCGCACCGCTTATGCCCAAGCAAAACACAATATTTCTCGTACTGCAGAGTTACTTGGTGTAACCCGCCCAACCTTGTACTCATTAATCGAAAAAAATAACTTAACGGATATCAAGTCAAGCTAG
- the prsK gene encoding XrtA/PEP-CTERM system histidine kinase PrsK has translation MEITYLTGLVLCALGYLANGALVFNSQAKGVVRSMFIMTFVAMLVWSVGYLVFWVASDSTIISVSPLLESIQLGIWTLLLLAILDAQKVKTSRFLKGKYALTITFVILIFNFAIVSPFFDQASRLQLMIAASLLGCIIQLILIEQIYRAAGDDKWAYKPLVLGLAMVNIFHLVMMSNSLLLNNIDINYLAARPFIYAMLAPFLLLSMKRVNDWNLRVFISRDVVLHSSLLVFAGAYLMLMAATGYYIQQTGQSWSGVLQIVFIAGALVALAYIFISDSLRKYFKTFIQKHFYANQFDYREEWLNLTQTLDQHDVEKDFYLTGLSGVCNSLYYQKGAYLRQQFNQLELVTPDVFGLTHDVKMELDCIVAQLEKTHWILDLPDFDKEEYRESFANCSVTALQKQGVEIVLPIYINNKLHGVFLLSSAGRDRIVVNWEVRDYLTAVSSQVASFIRSGETRERLEENAKFAAFNRMSAFVVHDLKNVIAQIGMIVTNAEKHRENPEFIDDTFETLAHTKERMDKMLSQLKEKQQQRSAQPSLIELNETLSAVTQQYQNRQPAPNFVKANQPVSVPLDKDRFSSVIGHLIDNAQQATDENGTVLVKLLIETNPDIVKVIISDTGIGMTQDFIDNLLFKPFETTKGNAGMGVGVYEAKTFAQECGGILTVDSEVNVGTTFVMQIPLSNVVS, from the coding sequence GTGGAAATTACTTACTTAACTGGCTTAGTTTTATGTGCACTTGGCTACCTTGCCAATGGTGCACTGGTGTTTAACAGCCAAGCAAAAGGCGTTGTTCGCTCGATGTTTATTATGACATTTGTGGCAATGTTAGTTTGGTCAGTTGGCTATCTTGTTTTTTGGGTTGCGTCAGACAGTACAATTATTTCTGTAAGCCCGCTTTTAGAATCAATCCAACTAGGCATTTGGACTTTGCTATTGCTGGCGATTCTCGATGCACAAAAAGTCAAAACCAGCCGTTTCTTAAAAGGTAAGTATGCACTTACAATCACCTTTGTAATTTTGATATTTAACTTTGCGATTGTTTCACCGTTTTTTGATCAAGCCTCACGCCTGCAACTGATGATAGCTGCCAGTTTACTTGGCTGTATTATTCAACTAATCCTGATTGAACAAATTTACCGTGCCGCTGGCGATGATAAATGGGCCTACAAACCATTGGTTTTAGGTTTGGCAATGGTGAATATTTTTCACTTAGTTATGATGTCTAACTCATTGTTACTCAACAATATCGATATCAACTATTTAGCGGCAAGACCGTTCATATACGCGATGTTGGCGCCGTTTTTACTGTTAAGCATGAAGCGCGTCAATGATTGGAATCTGAGAGTGTTCATTTCTCGTGATGTTGTTTTGCATAGTTCGCTATTAGTGTTTGCAGGTGCTTACCTAATGCTAATGGCCGCGACTGGTTATTACATACAGCAAACTGGCCAGAGTTGGTCAGGTGTATTGCAAATCGTCTTTATAGCCGGCGCACTTGTAGCCCTTGCCTATATTTTTATTTCGGACTCACTGCGTAAGTATTTTAAGACTTTTATTCAAAAGCATTTTTATGCAAATCAATTTGATTATCGTGAAGAGTGGCTCAATTTAACTCAAACTTTAGATCAACACGATGTTGAAAAAGACTTTTATCTGACCGGCCTATCGGGTGTTTGTAACTCTCTTTACTATCAAAAAGGCGCTTACTTACGTCAACAATTTAATCAACTTGAATTGGTAACGCCTGACGTATTTGGCCTCACTCACGATGTCAAAATGGAACTGGATTGTATCGTTGCGCAATTAGAAAAAACTCATTGGATTTTGGACTTGCCTGATTTTGATAAAGAAGAGTATCGCGAGTCTTTTGCTAACTGTTCGGTAACTGCACTTCAAAAACAAGGGGTCGAGATTGTTTTACCTATTTACATCAATAATAAATTGCACGGCGTCTTTTTATTGTCGAGTGCTGGTCGGGACCGGATCGTTGTAAACTGGGAGGTAAGAGATTATCTGACGGCAGTTTCTTCTCAAGTTGCTAGCTTTATTCGCTCGGGAGAAACTCGCGAACGATTAGAAGAAAACGCTAAATTTGCGGCCTTTAATCGTATGTCAGCGTTTGTAGTCCATGATTTAAAAAATGTCATCGCTCAAATTGGCATGATTGTCACCAATGCCGAAAAACATCGAGAAAACCCTGAGTTTATTGACGATACGTTTGAAACCCTTGCTCATACAAAAGAACGTATGGACAAAATGTTGTCTCAACTCAAAGAAAAGCAACAGCAGCGCAGCGCACAACCGTCTCTCATTGAGCTCAATGAGACACTTTCGGCCGTTACTCAACAATATCAAAACCGCCAACCGGCTCCTAACTTTGTCAAAGCAAATCAACCGGTCAGTGTCCCTTTAGATAAGGACAGATTTAGTTCCGTTATCGGCCACCTAATTGATAATGCACAACAAGCAACAGACGAAAACGGAACCGTATTAGTAAAACTATTAATTGAGACCAATCCAGACATCGTTAAAGTAATAATTTCTGACACGGGGATTGGCATGACTCAAGATTTCATTGATAATCTTTTATTCAAGCCGTTTGAAACCACCAAAGGAAATGCAGGAATGGGTGTCGGTGTGTACGAAGCCAAAACCTTTGCTCAGGAGTGCGGTGGAATATTAACCGTTGATAGTGAAGTGAATGTAGGGACGACATTCGTTATGCAAATACCACTGTCTAACGTGGTTAGCTGA
- a CDS encoding S1C family serine protease produces MKKSSIYSNNLPQKLVFFIALVLLGLSQPSLAESLIQTASTTKQSVVGVGVYNPLSAPRYQLLGTGFVIDSSATKSIIATNHHVVNGPMFDADKAEISVHVGESKKAQFYRAKLLAQDQRADVALLEVNVALPALALEDANKIAPAASQILIAGLPIGSVLGLFKAVHVGYVAAYVPQAIPQSNSSQLSIEMIKRLRDPLFVYQLDITAYPGNSGSPVVDVTTGKVIAIINSVLVKSTREQVLSDPSGISYAIPVSEIHKLLKTIKTKG; encoded by the coding sequence ATGAAGAAAAGCAGCATTTACAGTAATAATTTACCGCAAAAATTAGTTTTCTTTATCGCCCTAGTTTTACTTGGTTTGAGTCAGCCATCATTGGCCGAATCACTCATTCAAACCGCTTCCACAACCAAACAATCCGTCGTTGGCGTAGGTGTCTACAACCCTTTAAGCGCTCCTAGATATCAGCTTTTAGGCACGGGGTTTGTGATTGATAGCTCTGCCACCAAATCGATTATCGCAACGAATCATCACGTCGTTAATGGGCCTATGTTCGATGCCGATAAGGCAGAAATATCGGTGCATGTTGGTGAGAGTAAAAAAGCTCAGTTTTATCGGGCAAAATTACTGGCTCAGGACCAAAGAGCAGATGTCGCATTACTCGAGGTTAATGTCGCGCTACCGGCCCTGGCTTTAGAAGACGCAAACAAGATTGCACCAGCGGCGTCTCAAATACTGATTGCGGGCTTGCCGATTGGCTCTGTGTTGGGATTGTTTAAAGCGGTACACGTGGGTTATGTCGCAGCGTATGTCCCCCAGGCGATTCCACAATCCAACTCGAGTCAGCTTTCAATTGAAATGATCAAGCGTCTTCGTGATCCGCTTTTCGTTTATCAATTGGATATTACTGCTTACCCTGGCAACAGCGGGAGTCCTGTTGTCGATGTGACAACTGGAAAAGTAATCGCAATCATTAATAGTGTGCTGGTAAAATCCACCCGTGAACAAGTATTGTCTGATCCAAGCGGGATCAGTTACGCAATCCCAGTATCCGAAATTCACAAGCTACTAAAAACAATTAAAACGAAAGGCTAA
- a CDS encoding nucleotidyltransferase family protein — protein sequence MNSILLRLFIKPKQAIDLTNTEWTHVLTHGRNQNMLGRLYAKLKSAGLSEQLPQNVITHMTNCEKTEQRQRINIDRELKEISNALSEKHVSGVVLKGAAYSLLELRCADGRIFNDIDVLVAHSDLRKAEIGLMTKSWFHTKENDYDKRYFREWMHEIPPMVHKVRHTTIDLHHNILPLTNRQHFSSDLLKREKTQYDGLYVLTPVDRFIHSAVHLFTESEFPHAIRDLTDLILLFEDVEASLESTSTTAEQVILLRSDELNLNNYIQLAIYFVLFHKEKDKSSSIKALLCKSAVTRLLTLPSYQIVFDQDCAVPTKVSHKLALLWLMIRSHLIKMPLRILIPHLVRKFIFNTKKRFSDEEKQHLQ from the coding sequence ATGAATAGTATTCTCCTTAGACTTTTTATCAAGCCCAAACAAGCAATCGATCTCACAAATACAGAATGGACCCATGTCCTCACCCATGGCCGCAATCAAAACATGCTTGGCAGACTGTACGCCAAATTAAAGTCTGCTGGGCTATCAGAGCAGTTACCTCAGAATGTAATCACACACATGACCAACTGTGAGAAAACTGAACAACGTCAGCGCATTAACATTGACCGAGAACTTAAAGAAATCTCTAATGCCTTGTCAGAAAAGCACGTAAGTGGCGTTGTGTTAAAAGGTGCGGCGTATTCTCTATTAGAGTTAAGGTGTGCAGATGGACGTATTTTCAATGACATAGATGTGCTTGTCGCTCACTCTGATCTTAGAAAAGCAGAGATCGGACTGATGACAAAAAGTTGGTTTCACACCAAAGAAAACGATTATGACAAGCGGTATTTTAGAGAATGGATGCATGAAATCCCGCCGATGGTGCACAAAGTTAGACACACAACTATCGATTTGCATCACAATATTTTACCACTGACAAATCGTCAGCATTTCTCTTCAGATTTATTAAAACGTGAAAAGACACAATACGACGGGCTTTATGTTCTTACACCTGTTGATCGCTTTATCCACAGTGCCGTACATTTGTTTACAGAGAGCGAGTTTCCACATGCTATTCGTGATTTAACAGATTTAATATTGTTATTCGAAGACGTAGAGGCGTCACTTGAATCAACGTCAACAACCGCAGAACAAGTTATTCTGCTCCGATCGGATGAGTTAAACCTTAATAATTATATTCAATTAGCGATTTATTTTGTTTTATTTCACAAAGAAAAGGATAAATCATCTTCGATAAAGGCCCTGTTGTGTAAATCAGCAGTGACTCGATTATTAACCTTGCCTTCCTATCAAATTGTATTTGATCAAGATTGCGCAGTTCCGACTAAGGTAAGTCATAAACTAGCCTTACTTTGGCTAATGATCCGAAGCCATTTAATTAAAATGCCACTTCGGATACTGATCCCTCACCTAGTTCGTAAATTTATTTTTAATACCAAAAAAAGGTTTAGCGATGAAGAAAAGCAGCATTTACAGTAA
- a CDS encoding HprK-related kinase A, producing the protein MKIKDVKRDSVLKEKTLGLKCGPFNISITSPFDHLFEETLSLYSDFETLKADDILDFELSITKPKSLIRRAFKSQCYFSLGSESPFAPMESHQAFGMFEWGFNWCISSYAHQYLIIHAAVLEKDGVCVVFPAPPGSGKSTLTALLTYSGWRLLSDELTLIDLSDNLIQGLARPINLKNHSIKVIQDKFPHVEHSKVMGDTHKGDVCLFKPTLKSVEEVNVKAKATHVIFPKYKSGGDTVIEQLAQSQFFFELIDNSFNYGILGQQGFEVLTDFVDGIEGYNFTYSNSDEAIELFDKLATQGKWDIKVNDDE; encoded by the coding sequence GTGAAGATTAAGGACGTAAAACGAGACTCGGTTTTAAAGGAAAAAACGCTAGGCTTGAAGTGCGGTCCTTTTAATATTTCAATTACCTCTCCATTTGACCATTTGTTCGAAGAAACACTTTCACTCTATAGCGACTTTGAAACATTAAAAGCTGACGACATACTCGATTTTGAACTCTCCATTACCAAGCCCAAATCACTGATTCGGCGCGCTTTTAAATCGCAATGTTATTTTTCGTTAGGCTCTGAATCTCCGTTTGCACCTATGGAGAGCCATCAGGCATTTGGTATGTTTGAGTGGGGATTTAATTGGTGTATTTCATCTTATGCCCATCAATATCTCATTATTCATGCAGCGGTCTTAGAAAAAGACGGGGTTTGCGTTGTTTTTCCTGCCCCACCAGGTTCAGGAAAGAGCACACTAACTGCGCTATTAACATACTCAGGCTGGCGACTGTTGTCAGATGAACTGACCCTTATCGATTTGTCGGATAACCTAATTCAAGGTCTAGCCAGACCAATAAACCTTAAAAACCACTCTATTAAAGTTATTCAAGATAAATTCCCTCATGTGGAACACTCAAAGGTGATGGGTGACACTCATAAAGGCGATGTTTGCCTTTTTAAACCTACGTTAAAGAGTGTTGAGGAAGTAAACGTCAAAGCAAAAGCAACTCACGTCATTTTTCCGAAATATAAGAGCGGTGGCGATACAGTCATTGAACAGCTAGCTCAATCACAATTCTTTTTTGAATTGATCGACAATAGCTTTAATTATGGCATTTTGGGTCAACAAGGCTTTGAGGTATTAACCGATTTTGTAGATGGTATTGAAGGTTACAACTTTACTTATTCGAATTCTGATGAGGCAATAGAACTGTTTGATAAGCTAGCCACTCAAGGTAAGTGGGATATTAAGGTGAATGACGATGAATAG
- a CDS encoding PEP-CTERM/exosortase system-associated acyltransferase has protein sequence MSFLKKLSSKPVIGPIAERVGKVVVNHKANQIARHFAQFLKPVVAYNSFLRDEAFKIRHNVYCEELAFEECREDKRETDEADAHSIICLIQHRSTQKYAGTCRVVYSRSEEQLLPLERYCSEFIDDPELHPSKFARNKICEISRLAVPASFRRRASDKHKGAATGAINENTYSESELRCFPFIAVGLYLCAASVVISKEIDHCYVMMEPRLARSLSFLGIKFKQIGPVVDYHGRRAPYYISPEMLLNSLTPGFKRLFSSIKGELENEVFEDESGLVVISSID, from the coding sequence GTGAGCTTTTTAAAAAAGTTATCTTCAAAACCTGTAATTGGACCCATTGCTGAGCGAGTCGGCAAAGTGGTGGTCAATCACAAAGCTAATCAAATTGCGCGTCATTTTGCACAATTTTTAAAGCCTGTTGTCGCTTATAATTCCTTTTTAAGAGATGAAGCATTTAAAATTCGACATAATGTATATTGTGAGGAACTCGCGTTTGAAGAGTGTCGAGAAGATAAACGCGAAACGGATGAAGCGGATGCTCATTCGATTATTTGCTTAATTCAACATAGATCTACCCAAAAATACGCAGGTACATGCAGAGTTGTATATTCGCGCAGCGAAGAGCAATTGTTGCCTCTTGAACGATATTGCTCTGAGTTTATCGATGATCCTGAGTTGCACCCAAGTAAGTTTGCAAGAAACAAAATTTGTGAGATATCACGCTTAGCTGTACCAGCTTCGTTTAGAAGAAGAGCGAGTGACAAGCACAAGGGAGCAGCGACAGGCGCTATAAATGAGAATACTTACTCAGAGAGTGAATTGCGTTGCTTTCCGTTTATTGCAGTAGGTTTGTATCTTTGTGCCGCTAGTGTCGTCATTAGTAAAGAAATTGACCATTGTTATGTCATGATGGAGCCAAGGTTAGCCAGAAGTCTCAGTTTTCTTGGTATCAAGTTTAAACAAATTGGCCCAGTGGTAGATTATCACGGCCGTCGCGCTCCTTATTACATTAGTCCTGAAATGTTGCTAAATAGTTTGACACCCGGTTTCAAGCGCCTCTTTTCAAGCATCAAAGGTGAATTGGAAAATGAAGTATTCGAAGATGAAAGCGGTTTGGTTGTAATATCTTCGATTGATTAA
- a CDS encoding FAD-binding protein → MNWQNALIEFLIKNAIEYSSKDHNSNELTHKNLCTYADSYDSQLVISPDNVEQVRDVTRFINDQNKQGAELTIYPVSKGQNWGYGSATPSSQNAILMSLHKLNSTPTWLSNRHDRDVPYGKTLGIVRIEAGVTQQQLYDFLQEQGGHFWMDATGSAVTSSVLANTLIRGFGHTAKGDHFEHCSGLEVVLADGRFIKTGHAGHIDAANIGVHKFGHGPVIEGIFSQSNLGIVTAMYLHLMPAKQYIKKFFVKLNSNEDYLDAVEALRPLKLSRVLDSQMHCGNTHKGIQALMRYPFRETEGSTPLPDSLVERISNKHDISPWTISGAVYADSSAELEAKSKIVKKALRKLNCKIIMLTPKQIELAQGLVNSGIVKSTLPNIANKLGKQLIVLKELLGLKQGKPTNYFIDSVYYRKRQVSEVAGVRDPDADNVGLFWLAPIGPMTRETIQLMIDTSTRVSQKFGFDPTLSITLLNEKAVDCVISIIFDRELPGEDEAALKCYDEMLNEFNKLGLYSYRSALRAMQTDSLGFDSNLKEVHCDLKNALDPHCTIGKNHYIQ, encoded by the coding sequence ATGAATTGGCAAAACGCTCTAATCGAGTTCTTAATAAAAAATGCGATCGAGTACTCAAGTAAAGATCACAATAGCAACGAACTAACCCATAAAAATCTTTGCACCTACGCAGATAGTTATGATTCTCAGTTGGTCATTAGCCCTGATAATGTTGAGCAAGTACGTGATGTTACACGGTTTATAAATGATCAAAACAAACAAGGCGCCGAGCTAACTATATACCCAGTATCAAAGGGGCAAAATTGGGGTTATGGCTCTGCAACGCCAAGTTCTCAAAATGCGATATTAATGTCGCTGCATAAATTAAATTCCACACCGACTTGGCTTTCAAATCGACATGATAGAGATGTTCCCTACGGCAAAACTTTGGGGATCGTCAGAATAGAAGCTGGCGTTACTCAGCAGCAGTTGTATGATTTTTTACAGGAACAGGGCGGCCATTTTTGGATGGATGCAACAGGCTCTGCAGTAACAAGTAGCGTTTTAGCTAATACATTGATCAGAGGTTTTGGTCATACTGCTAAAGGTGATCACTTTGAACATTGCTCTGGTCTCGAGGTTGTTTTAGCAGATGGTCGGTTTATAAAAACAGGACATGCAGGTCATATTGACGCTGCAAATATAGGTGTACACAAATTTGGCCATGGACCGGTAATTGAGGGAATATTCAGCCAATCCAACCTAGGCATAGTAACCGCAATGTATTTGCATCTAATGCCTGCAAAACAATATATCAAAAAGTTTTTTGTAAAGCTCAATAGCAATGAGGATTATTTAGATGCTGTTGAAGCTTTGCGTCCCTTGAAGCTATCGAGAGTATTAGACTCACAAATGCACTGTGGCAATACCCACAAGGGAATACAAGCTCTTATGAGGTATCCATTTAGGGAAACTGAGGGAAGTACGCCCCTGCCAGACTCCTTAGTCGAAAGGATCTCTAATAAACATGATATTAGCCCTTGGACTATTTCGGGGGCAGTTTATGCCGATAGTTCAGCTGAGCTCGAGGCTAAATCAAAAATAGTAAAGAAGGCACTGAGAAAACTGAACTGTAAGATAATAATGTTGACTCCCAAACAAATTGAGTTGGCGCAAGGTTTAGTTAACTCCGGTATCGTTAAATCGACACTACCAAATATTGCTAACAAACTGGGCAAGCAACTCATTGTCTTAAAAGAGCTATTAGGGCTTAAACAAGGTAAGCCGACAAATTATTTTATCGATTCAGTTTATTATCGAAAGCGACAAGTGTCAGAAGTTGCAGGTGTAAGAGATCCTGACGCTGATAATGTCGGTTTATTTTGGTTAGCACCCATAGGACCAATGACAAGAGAAACTATTCAATTAATGATTGATACATCCACCAGGGTTTCTCAAAAATTTGGCTTTGATCCAACGCTATCGATTACATTACTTAATGAAAAAGCCGTAGATTGCGTTATTTCAATTATTTTCGACCGTGAGCTACCTGGTGAAGATGAGGCAGCCCTTAAGTGTTACGACGAAATGCTGAATGAATTCAATAAACTTGGATTATATTCTTATCGCTCGGCTTTAAGAGCAATGCAAACAGACTCTTTGGGATTTGACAGTAACCTAAAAGAAGTGCACTGCGATTTGAAAAACGCTTTGGATCCTCATTGTACTATTGGCAAAAATCATTACATCCAATAA
- a CDS encoding PEP-CTERM sorting domain-containing protein yields the protein MKFSKVTKGLLIGAAFAASSANADVLSSVEIDISNLEIKLFSDSLGQTQLQPAVDFGFIGQPIINFNGTSVSTTLNGNLAGEAFVTQVTDAFAPLNIDLDAMQTSPLSSVNSEATLVGNIFAPGGASGRTASYTDVGGYQTGETNSQISNSLEATFDFTAQQDVWLGLSFGWLFDVLVDITWSGGIGNADWAFEIDLIEKCSGFCAPTTLYSFDLNNDELFGISSSGSVVDGTYAYNKTGTQDSGLLSLKSDTAYQLKIVQNANTSGASVSEPMTLGIFALGLLGVAGYARRKA from the coding sequence ATGAAATTTTCAAAGGTTACAAAAGGCTTGTTGATTGGCGCTGCATTTGCGGCATCGTCAGCGAACGCAGATGTGCTTTCATCTGTTGAAATCGACATCTCAAATTTAGAAATTAAGTTGTTTTCTGACAGCTTAGGTCAAACCCAACTTCAACCTGCAGTAGATTTTGGTTTTATTGGTCAACCAATCATTAACTTTAACGGTACAAGTGTAAGCACTACGTTAAATGGTAACTTGGCTGGTGAAGCTTTCGTAACTCAGGTTACGGACGCATTTGCTCCACTAAATATTGACCTAGACGCTATGCAAACTAGCCCATTGAGCTCTGTAAACTCAGAAGCTACGCTAGTTGGTAACATCTTCGCTCCTGGTGGTGCGTCAGGTCGTACGGCAAGTTACACAGATGTTGGTGGTTACCAAACAGGTGAGACCAACTCACAAATCTCTAACTCGTTAGAAGCGACGTTTGACTTTACTGCACAACAAGATGTGTGGTTAGGCCTATCGTTTGGTTGGTTGTTCGATGTATTGGTTGATATCACTTGGAGTGGTGGTATTGGTAATGCTGACTGGGCGTTCGAAATTGACTTGATTGAGAAGTGTTCTGGCTTTTGTGCACCAACTACTCTGTACTCGTTCGATTTAAATAATGACGAATTATTCGGTATTAGCTCTTCTGGTTCTGTTGTTGATGGCACATATGCATATAACAAAACAGGCACTCAAGACAGCGGTTTACTTTCACTTAAGAGTGACACAGCTTACCAGTTAAAAATCGTTCAAAACGCGAACACTTCAGGTGCATCAGTATCTGAGCCAATGACACTAGGCATTTTTGCTCTAGGTCTACTAGGTGTAGCGGGTTACGCTCGTCGTAAAGCATAA